CTGATACTCCGCTTCCAAAAATCCCATATGACTCAAAAATTACACTATCTTCATCAAAATTTGACAAAATCTTAGGTGATGTTCAAGTAGTTTCTGATTACCTGACAATTCATACCTCAGATTCAAAAGCAGATTTTTCAGGAAAAGGTGATTCAGGAGAAGTAATTATTGACTTGGAAAAAGATACTGAAGAAATTGATGAGATTTCTTCAAAAGAAGATAGTACTGGTACCTATAGTCTAGAATATCTTAACCCTGTAGTAAAAGCTGTGGGGACTACTGCAGGCCAAATTACATGCGAGTTTTCTAGTGCAAAACCTTTGAGAATTGAATTTAAAGTAGCTAACATAGGTAGAATTCACTTTTACTTGGCCCCACGCGTGGAAAGTTAAAGCATTTAAAGATTAAATAATTCAGGTATTTTGAATTGAGACTAGTAATAAAATATGGTGGAACATCC
Above is a window of Nitrosopumilus sp. K4 DNA encoding:
- the pcn gene encoding proliferating cell nuclear antigen (pcna), which produces MTFEAKTSGSDDLKAIISAISTLVEEATFVATAEGITFRGMDPSHVALIDISWPNSAFEKYECDSDIKFGVRIDEFSKLIKRAEKKDSIEISISEQNMLLVTVGKNKKYKMRLIESSATDTPLPKIPYDSKITLSSSKFDKILGDVQVVSDYLTIHTSDSKADFSGKGDSGEVIIDLEKDTEEIDEISSKEDSTGTYSLEYLNPVVKAVGTTAGQITCEFSSAKPLRIEFKVANIGRIHFYLAPRVES